In Candidatus Kaistella beijingensis, a genomic segment contains:
- a CDS encoding alpha/beta hydrolase family esterase, with the protein MKNFKILLFLCVSTCFFAQKEFTFNINNVERKALVFEPSQKSQKIPVVFIFHGHGGNAKNASQKINFQHEFPEAMVVFMQGIPGTSGYVIDKKGLLNGWQMFPNENGNRDVLFFDEVLKNLQNKFSIDERRIYLVGHSNGARFVNVLWKERGEKIAAICSAAAQGGMMARNAKPVSIWMSMGKNDPLVPYDTQKMSIPIVKKNLQIDESSAVHNGDTTTFTGIENTELVIEEKNAGHEFPASSIPKIVNFFQRHSR; encoded by the coding sequence ATGAAAAATTTCAAGATTTTACTTTTTCTCTGTGTTTCTACCTGTTTCTTCGCTCAGAAAGAATTTACTTTCAATATCAACAATGTTGAACGGAAAGCTTTAGTTTTTGAACCATCTCAAAAATCACAAAAAATTCCAGTGGTCTTCATCTTCCATGGACATGGCGGGAACGCGAAAAATGCCTCGCAAAAAATAAACTTCCAACATGAGTTTCCAGAAGCAATGGTGGTTTTCATGCAGGGAATTCCCGGAACTTCAGGTTATGTTATCGATAAAAAAGGACTTTTGAACGGTTGGCAAATGTTTCCCAATGAAAACGGAAATCGTGATGTGCTGTTCTTTGATGAGGTCTTGAAAAATTTACAGAATAAATTCTCCATCGATGAGCGTAGAATTTATTTGGTCGGTCATTCCAACGGAGCGCGATTTGTAAATGTTTTATGGAAGGAACGCGGTGAAAAAATTGCGGCAATATGTTCAGCCGCCGCACAAGGTGGAATGATGGCAAGAAATGCGAAACCCGTTTCCATTTGGATGAGTATGGGAAAAAATGATCCGCTGGTTCCTTACGACACACAAAAAATGTCGATTCCCATCGTGAAAAAAAATTTGCAGATTGACGAAAGTTCTGCAGTTCACAATGGCGACACCACAACTTTCACAGGAATCGAAAACACAGAGTTAGTCATTGAAGAAAAAAATGCCGGACATGAATTCCCTGCATCTTCAATTCCAAAAATCGTAAATTT
- a CDS encoding elongation factor G: MSTNTQNLRNVVMLGHSDSGKTTLIEAMLFEGGEIKRRGTVESQNTVSDNTDIEHEKGKTIFSHQMFVNWRNNKINIIDTPGFDDFVGEVVSSLKVADTAVIVLNAANGVEVGTELVWEYVEKNQTPTIFVINQMDHQKADFDKTLEQAKDRFGSKLVPIQYPYNSGANFNQIIDALRMVMYEFPANGGKPEKKPIPESEMSKANEMHNALVEIAAENEEGLMEKYFEEGNLSEEELAKGITIAIAKQQFFPVFVTSGLKDMGTGRLMGFINEIAPSPLDRPKRVMEDGSEVAYDPNDKTTIFIYKTTTEPQVGMVSYFKVLSGTIKPGDELINANNGEVERISQLFVAEGKDRTPVAQLEAGDLGVTVKLKSGHTNNTLNSKGLNRKIRPMEFPESRVRKAVSAESSAETEKLFAALNKIKEEDPTLKVDIDHETHEAILGGQGQLHIDLVKQRLEKEFGVKMEMKNPKVSYRETITGKADADYRHKKQSGGAGQFGEIHMRVENFYEGMEEPTGMNIRQKDVEDLPWGGQFAFYWCIVGGAIDNRYIGAIKKGIMSQMKNGPLTGSPCQNIRVSVYDGKMHSVDSNDISFQLAAAGAFKEAFQKAHPQLLEPMYHVEILCPDDSTGDVMGDLQTRRAIISGMDTEGHYQKILAEVPLAEMNDYGSHLRSITGGKAKFTMRFSDYQLVPPNVQQELVKKHAAEAVEM, from the coding sequence ATGAGTACCAATACCCAAAATTTACGAAACGTGGTGATGCTCGGTCATTCCGACAGTGGCAAAACCACGCTCATTGAAGCCATGTTATTCGAAGGCGGAGAGATTAAACGCCGTGGAACTGTAGAATCACAGAACACGGTGAGTGACAATACCGACATTGAACATGAGAAAGGAAAAACCATTTTCTCACACCAAATGTTCGTGAATTGGCGCAATAACAAAATAAACATTATCGATACTCCCGGATTTGACGATTTCGTTGGCGAAGTCGTTTCTTCGTTAAAAGTTGCAGATACCGCTGTAATTGTGTTAAACGCTGCAAACGGTGTAGAAGTAGGAACTGAACTCGTTTGGGAATACGTGGAAAAAAATCAGACCCCAACAATTTTCGTGATCAATCAAATGGATCATCAGAAAGCTGATTTCGATAAAACTTTGGAGCAGGCGAAAGATAGATTTGGTTCTAAATTGGTTCCGATTCAGTATCCGTATAATTCAGGAGCAAATTTCAATCAGATTATTGATGCGTTGAGAATGGTGATGTACGAATTCCCTGCAAACGGCGGTAAACCTGAAAAGAAACCAATTCCTGAAAGCGAAATGTCAAAAGCAAACGAAATGCACAACGCTTTGGTAGAAATTGCTGCAGAAAATGAGGAGGGTTTAATGGAAAAATATTTTGAGGAAGGAAATCTTTCCGAAGAAGAGCTTGCGAAAGGAATTACCATTGCCATTGCAAAACAACAGTTTTTCCCGGTTTTCGTAACAAGCGGTTTGAAAGATATGGGAACTGGAAGATTGATGGGCTTCATTAATGAAATTGCTCCGTCTCCTTTGGACAGACCAAAACGTGTGATGGAAGATGGTAGTGAAGTTGCCTACGACCCGAACGACAAAACCACGATTTTCATTTATAAAACCACCACAGAACCACAAGTTGGAATGGTTTCTTACTTCAAAGTTTTGAGCGGAACTATAAAACCGGGCGACGAACTGATCAACGCCAATAATGGTGAAGTGGAAAGAATTTCCCAACTTTTTGTAGCCGAAGGTAAAGACAGAACGCCAGTTGCACAATTGGAAGCAGGGGATTTGGGCGTTACCGTGAAATTAAAATCTGGACACACCAATAATACACTAAATTCCAAAGGTTTGAATAGAAAAATTCGCCCGATGGAATTTCCTGAAAGCCGTGTAAGAAAAGCGGTTTCCGCAGAATCTTCCGCCGAAACAGAGAAACTTTTTGCTGCACTGAATAAAATTAAAGAAGAAGACCCGACGCTGAAAGTGGATATCGATCACGAAACACACGAAGCCATTCTTGGAGGACAGGGACAACTGCACATTGATTTGGTGAAACAGCGGTTGGAAAAAGAATTCGGCGTAAAAATGGAAATGAAAAATCCAAAAGTTTCCTACCGAGAAACCATTACCGGAAAAGCCGACGCCGATTATCGCCACAAAAAACAATCGGGTGGAGCCGGACAATTCGGTGAAATCCATATGCGCGTAGAAAATTTCTACGAGGGAATGGAAGAACCAACCGGAATGAACATCCGCCAAAAAGACGTGGAAGATTTACCTTGGGGCGGACAATTTGCATTCTACTGGTGCATCGTTGGTGGCGCTATAGACAACCGTTACATCGGCGCGATAAAAAAAGGAATTATGTCGCAAATGAAAAACGGTCCACTCACGGGTTCTCCTTGTCAAAACATCCGCGTTTCTGTGTATGATGGAAAAATGCACAGTGTGGACAGTAACGATATTTCCTTCCAATTGGCAGCAGCAGGAGCGTTTAAAGAAGCCTTCCAAAAAGCGCATCCGCAACTCTTGGAACCGATGTATCACGTGGAAATTCTTTGTCCGGACGATTCAACCGGCGATGTAATGGGCGATTTGCAAACACGACGCGCAATCATTTCCGGAATGGATACGGAAGGACATTATCAAAAAATTCTTGCAGAAGTTCCTTTGGCAGAAATGAACGACTACGGTTCACATCTGCGATCCATCACCGGAGGAAAGGCAAAATTCACAATGCGTTTTTCTGATTATCAACTCGTTCCGCCAAATGTTCAGCAGGAATTGGTGAAAAAACACGCTGCTGAAGCTGTGGAAATGTAA
- a CDS encoding hemerythrin domain-containing protein — translation MNKPIKRNENLVPVSREHHATLLFCWKLRNGVKAEINPERITKYVNWFYQNHIQHHFKTEEKLLFTDFNDEMVKRALNEHQLILAKINEINVKAKENSYVLFNELADLVDGHTRFEERQLFPYLEETFSEDELEKIGEILHGEEHFAVENYEDEFWKK, via the coding sequence ATGAACAAACCCATAAAAAGAAACGAAAACCTGGTTCCTGTTTCTCGCGAACATCACGCCACATTACTTTTTTGTTGGAAATTGCGAAACGGCGTAAAAGCTGAAATCAATCCCGAAAGAATTACAAAATACGTCAATTGGTTTTATCAAAATCATATTCAGCATCATTTTAAAACCGAAGAAAAGCTGCTTTTTACAGATTTTAATGATGAAATGGTAAAACGTGCTTTGAATGAACATCAATTAATTCTCGCAAAAATCAACGAAATTAATGTGAAAGCTAAGGAAAATAGTTATGTTTTATTCAACGAACTTGCAGATTTGGTTGATGGTCACACAAGATTTGAAGAACGGCAGCTTTTCCCATATCTCGAAGAAACATTTTCAGAAGATGAATTAGAAAAAATCGGTGAAATTCTACACGGTGAAGAACATTTCGCCGTTGAAAATTACGAAGACGAGTTTTGGAAAAAATAA